The Methylobacterium currus genome contains a region encoding:
- a CDS encoding HdeD family acid-resistance protein → MSTGTPLPNTDPGASSSYGAPPDPLARLSAMSAVLARNWWLIALRGVFAILFGIVALIAPGATLLTLVIFFSAYMLVDGIAEIVAAVRAAERHERWGYLLAAGVLNILVGVLAFLMPGSTLVAFIYLIAAWALVTGGLMIAAAFRLHLDHGRWWLAIGGVLSVLFAIALIVSPVLSLLVLTYWMGGYAIAFGVFMLILAFRLRSRHVGTGGSMRAV, encoded by the coding sequence ATGAGTACTGGTACGCCGTTGCCCAATACCGACCCGGGCGCTTCGTCCTCCTACGGTGCGCCGCCCGATCCGCTCGCGCGCCTGTCCGCGATGAGCGCGGTGCTCGCCCGCAACTGGTGGCTGATCGCGCTGCGCGGCGTGTTCGCGATCCTGTTCGGGATCGTGGCGCTGATCGCGCCCGGCGCCACGCTGCTGACCCTGGTGATCTTCTTCTCGGCCTACATGCTGGTCGACGGCATCGCCGAGATCGTGGCGGCGGTGCGGGCGGCGGAGCGGCACGAGCGCTGGGGCTACCTGCTCGCCGCCGGCGTGCTCAACATCCTGGTCGGCGTGCTCGCCTTCCTGATGCCGGGCAGTACGCTCGTCGCCTTCATCTACCTCATCGCCGCCTGGGCCCTGGTGACCGGCGGCCTGATGATCGCCGCCGCCTTCCGGCTCCACCTCGATCACGGCCGCTGGTGGCTGGCGATCGGCGGCGTGCTCTCGGTGCTGTTCGCGATCGCGCTGATCGTGAGCCCGGTCCTGTCGCTCCTCGTCCTGACCTACTGGATGGGCGGCTACGCCATCGCCTTCGGGGTATTCATGCTGATCCTCGCCTTCCGGCTGCGCAGCCGGCATGTCGGAACGGGCGGGTCGATGCGGGCGGTGTGA